A region from the Plutella xylostella chromosome 8, ilPluXylo3.1, whole genome shotgun sequence genome encodes:
- the LOC105382532 gene encoding inositol hexakisphosphate kinase 2 isoform X2 produces MEMMRCFEGVRSRRLPELHQTALSVRSASLQPRYFDEVDSGGGGSAEVMVYSLGWGMGEPERRGAERKRQSSSHALLSPTSPCDDVVDVLPLHNQVGGHTRLLVLNDSTVIKPLNIRELHFYQNIPEDIKSFVPRYKGVMQASSAGGAKPDKRYSPCFRDDGRKPSLTGKRKRDDVFKFKVHRNGNASEVLKSIAHMDNSNKQYFLMMENITSSYSRPCVLDVKMGTRQHGDDASAEKRSKQIAKCQASTSAALGVRLCGMQVYDGSGSCVRRDKYWGRSLSEAGLRDALRAFFATGAPLRRRVVRRVLQDLDELRHAVAKQTNYRFYSCSLLIVYEGGSEEESPPPPSAPAAAEGEREPFQPHSEETMGGYEEPTAGELRRAPSPDSADSWTAYCSTSGESWPDKRAPPEPRVDIRMIDFAHTALAGADAASPLATAAPHHGPDCGFLTGVDSLKRLLTEILQQPYS; encoded by the exons GTCCGCAGCAGACGCCTTCCCGAGCTTCACCAAACTGCCCTCTCCGTGCGCTCCGCTTCACTGCAACCCAGATATTTTGACGAG GTggacagcggcggcggcgggtctGCCGAAGTGATGGTGTACTCGCTCGGCTGGGGCATGGGCGAGCCGGAGCGGCGCGGCGCAGAGCGCAAGCGGCAGAGCTCCTCGCACGCGCTGCTGTCGCCCACCTCGCCCTGCGACGACGTGGTGGACGTGCTGCCGCTGCACAACCAG GTGGGCGGGCACACGCGGCTGCTCGTGCTGAATGACAGCACGGTCATAAAGCCCCTCAATATTCGAGAATTGCATTTCTACCAGAACATTCCCGAAGACATCAAGAGCTTCGTGCCCCGGTATAAAG GCGTGATGCAGGCGTCCAGCGCGGGCGGCGCCAAGCCCGACAAGCGCTACTCGCCGTGCTTCCGCGACGACGGCCGCAAGCCCTCGCTCACCGGCAAGCGCAAGCGAGACGACGTGTTCAA ATTTAAGGTGCACCGAAATGGCAATGCGAGCGAGGTGCTCAAAAGCATTGCTCACATGGACAACTCTAACAAACAAT ACTTCCTAATGATGGAGAACATAACCTCCTCCTACAGTCGTCCGTGCGTGCTGGACGTGAAGATGGGCACGCGGCAGCATGGCGACGACGCCAGCGCGGAGAAGCGCAGCAAGCAGATCGCCAAGTGCCAGGCGTCCACCAGCGCCGCGCTCGGGGTCAGGCTGTGCGGGATGCAG GTATACGACGGCAGCGGCTCATGCGTGCGCCGCGACAAGTACTGGGGCCGCTCGCTCTCCGAAGCCGGGCTACGCGACGCCCTCCGCGCCTTCTTCGCCACGGGCGCGCCACTGCGCCGCCGCGTCGTGCGCCGCGTCTTGCAGGACTTGGATGAGTTGAGGCATGCTGTTGCCAAGCAGACCAACTATAGGTTCTATTCGTG CTCACTACTGATAGTGTACGAGGGCGGGTCGGAGGAGGAGtctccgccgccgcccagcgcgccggcggcggcggagggcgAGCGCGAGCCCTTCCAGCCGCACAGCGAGGAGACCATGGGCGGCTACGAGGAGCCCACGGCGGGCGAGCTGCGGCGCGCGCCCAGCCCCGACTCGGCCGACAGCTGGACCGCCTACTGCAGCACGTCCGGCGAGTCCTGGCCCGACAAGCGCGCGCCGCCCGAGCCGCGCGTCGACATCCGCATGATCGACTTCGCGCACACGGCCCTCGCCGGCGCCGACGCCGCGTCGCCGCTCGCCACGGCCGCGCCGCACCACGGGCCCGACT
- the LOC105382532 gene encoding inositol hexakisphosphate kinase 2 isoform X3, translated as MVYSLGWGMGEPERRGAERKRQSSSHALLSPTSPCDDVVDVLPLHNQVGGHTRLLVLNDSTVIKPLNIRELHFYQNIPEDIKSFVPRYKGVMQASSAGGAKPDKRYSPCFRDDGRKPSLTGKRKRDDVFKFKVHRNGNASEVLKSIAHMDNSNKQYFLMMENITSSYSRPCVLDVKMGTRQHGDDASAEKRSKQIAKCQASTSAALGVRLCGMQVYDGSGSCVRRDKYWGRSLSEAGLRDALRAFFATGAPLRRRVVRRVLQDLDELRHAVAKQTNYRFYSCSLLIVYEGGSEEESPPPPSAPAAAEGEREPFQPHSEETMGGYEEPTAGELRRAPSPDSADSWTAYCSTSGESWPDKRAPPEPRVDIRMIDFAHTALAGADAASPLATAAPHHGPDCGFLTGVDSLKRLLTEILQQPYS; from the exons ATGGTGTACTCGCTCGGCTGGGGCATGGGCGAGCCGGAGCGGCGCGGCGCAGAGCGCAAGCGGCAGAGCTCCTCGCACGCGCTGCTGTCGCCCACCTCGCCCTGCGACGACGTGGTGGACGTGCTGCCGCTGCACAACCAG GTGGGCGGGCACACGCGGCTGCTCGTGCTGAATGACAGCACGGTCATAAAGCCCCTCAATATTCGAGAATTGCATTTCTACCAGAACATTCCCGAAGACATCAAGAGCTTCGTGCCCCGGTATAAAG GCGTGATGCAGGCGTCCAGCGCGGGCGGCGCCAAGCCCGACAAGCGCTACTCGCCGTGCTTCCGCGACGACGGCCGCAAGCCCTCGCTCACCGGCAAGCGCAAGCGAGACGACGTGTTCAA ATTTAAGGTGCACCGAAATGGCAATGCGAGCGAGGTGCTCAAAAGCATTGCTCACATGGACAACTCTAACAAACAAT ACTTCCTAATGATGGAGAACATAACCTCCTCCTACAGTCGTCCGTGCGTGCTGGACGTGAAGATGGGCACGCGGCAGCATGGCGACGACGCCAGCGCGGAGAAGCGCAGCAAGCAGATCGCCAAGTGCCAGGCGTCCACCAGCGCCGCGCTCGGGGTCAGGCTGTGCGGGATGCAG GTATACGACGGCAGCGGCTCATGCGTGCGCCGCGACAAGTACTGGGGCCGCTCGCTCTCCGAAGCCGGGCTACGCGACGCCCTCCGCGCCTTCTTCGCCACGGGCGCGCCACTGCGCCGCCGCGTCGTGCGCCGCGTCTTGCAGGACTTGGATGAGTTGAGGCATGCTGTTGCCAAGCAGACCAACTATAGGTTCTATTCGTG CTCACTACTGATAGTGTACGAGGGCGGGTCGGAGGAGGAGtctccgccgccgcccagcgcgccggcggcggcggagggcgAGCGCGAGCCCTTCCAGCCGCACAGCGAGGAGACCATGGGCGGCTACGAGGAGCCCACGGCGGGCGAGCTGCGGCGCGCGCCCAGCCCCGACTCGGCCGACAGCTGGACCGCCTACTGCAGCACGTCCGGCGAGTCCTGGCCCGACAAGCGCGCGCCGCCCGAGCCGCGCGTCGACATCCGCATGATCGACTTCGCGCACACGGCCCTCGCCGGCGCCGACGCCGCGTCGCCGCTCGCCACGGCCGCGCCGCACCACGGGCCCGACT
- the LOC105382532 gene encoding inositol hexakisphosphate kinase 2 isoform X1 yields MFSVCWSSFVSFVRSRNRKDDTVRSRRLPELHQTALSVRSASLQPRYFDEVDSGGGGSAEVMVYSLGWGMGEPERRGAERKRQSSSHALLSPTSPCDDVVDVLPLHNQVGGHTRLLVLNDSTVIKPLNIRELHFYQNIPEDIKSFVPRYKGVMQASSAGGAKPDKRYSPCFRDDGRKPSLTGKRKRDDVFKFKVHRNGNASEVLKSIAHMDNSNKQYFLMMENITSSYSRPCVLDVKMGTRQHGDDASAEKRSKQIAKCQASTSAALGVRLCGMQVYDGSGSCVRRDKYWGRSLSEAGLRDALRAFFATGAPLRRRVVRRVLQDLDELRHAVAKQTNYRFYSCSLLIVYEGGSEEESPPPPSAPAAAEGEREPFQPHSEETMGGYEEPTAGELRRAPSPDSADSWTAYCSTSGESWPDKRAPPEPRVDIRMIDFAHTALAGADAASPLATAAPHHGPDCGFLTGVDSLKRLLTEILQQPYS; encoded by the exons GTCCGCAGCAGACGCCTTCCCGAGCTTCACCAAACTGCCCTCTCCGTGCGCTCCGCTTCACTGCAACCCAGATATTTTGACGAG GTggacagcggcggcggcgggtctGCCGAAGTGATGGTGTACTCGCTCGGCTGGGGCATGGGCGAGCCGGAGCGGCGCGGCGCAGAGCGCAAGCGGCAGAGCTCCTCGCACGCGCTGCTGTCGCCCACCTCGCCCTGCGACGACGTGGTGGACGTGCTGCCGCTGCACAACCAG GTGGGCGGGCACACGCGGCTGCTCGTGCTGAATGACAGCACGGTCATAAAGCCCCTCAATATTCGAGAATTGCATTTCTACCAGAACATTCCCGAAGACATCAAGAGCTTCGTGCCCCGGTATAAAG GCGTGATGCAGGCGTCCAGCGCGGGCGGCGCCAAGCCCGACAAGCGCTACTCGCCGTGCTTCCGCGACGACGGCCGCAAGCCCTCGCTCACCGGCAAGCGCAAGCGAGACGACGTGTTCAA ATTTAAGGTGCACCGAAATGGCAATGCGAGCGAGGTGCTCAAAAGCATTGCTCACATGGACAACTCTAACAAACAAT ACTTCCTAATGATGGAGAACATAACCTCCTCCTACAGTCGTCCGTGCGTGCTGGACGTGAAGATGGGCACGCGGCAGCATGGCGACGACGCCAGCGCGGAGAAGCGCAGCAAGCAGATCGCCAAGTGCCAGGCGTCCACCAGCGCCGCGCTCGGGGTCAGGCTGTGCGGGATGCAG GTATACGACGGCAGCGGCTCATGCGTGCGCCGCGACAAGTACTGGGGCCGCTCGCTCTCCGAAGCCGGGCTACGCGACGCCCTCCGCGCCTTCTTCGCCACGGGCGCGCCACTGCGCCGCCGCGTCGTGCGCCGCGTCTTGCAGGACTTGGATGAGTTGAGGCATGCTGTTGCCAAGCAGACCAACTATAGGTTCTATTCGTG CTCACTACTGATAGTGTACGAGGGCGGGTCGGAGGAGGAGtctccgccgccgcccagcgcgccggcggcggcggagggcgAGCGCGAGCCCTTCCAGCCGCACAGCGAGGAGACCATGGGCGGCTACGAGGAGCCCACGGCGGGCGAGCTGCGGCGCGCGCCCAGCCCCGACTCGGCCGACAGCTGGACCGCCTACTGCAGCACGTCCGGCGAGTCCTGGCCCGACAAGCGCGCGCCGCCCGAGCCGCGCGTCGACATCCGCATGATCGACTTCGCGCACACGGCCCTCGCCGGCGCCGACGCCGCGTCGCCGCTCGCCACGGCCGCGCCGCACCACGGGCCCGACT